The region CACATTGAGTCTTCTCAGGAAACTCACATTGAGTGTCCTCAGGAAACTCACATTGAGTTTTCTCAGGAaattcacattgagtgttctctGGAAACTCACATTGAGTGTCCTCAGGAAACTCATTGAGTCTTCTCTAAAAACTCACattgagtctcctcaggaaaaTCACATTGATTCTCCCCAGGAAACTCACGTTGAATCTCCTCAGTGGACTCACATTGAGTCTCCTCAGAAAACTCACATTGAGTCTCCTCAGAAAACTAACattgagtctcctcaggaaactcaCGTTGAGTCTACTCAGGAAACTCACgttgagtctcctcaggaaactcacattgagtctcctcaggaaactcaCGTAAACTCACATcgagtctcctcaggaaactcacaacgagtctcctcaggaaactcacaacgagtctcctcaggaaactcaCAACGAGTCTCCTCAGAAAACTCACATcgagtctcctcaggaaactcaCATCGAGTCTTCTCAGGAAACTCACATTGAGTCTCCTCAAGAAACTCACAatgagtctcctcaggaaactcaCGATGAGTCTCCTCAAGAAACTCACGatgagtctcctcaggaaaaTCACGatgagtctcctcaggaaactctcgttgagtctcctcaggaaactcaCGTTGAGTCTCCTCAGAAAACTCACattgagtctcctcaggaaactcaCGTCGAGTCTCTTCAGATAACTCGATTTGATTAATTCTCAGATAGCTAACGATCagtgcaaggttgccgaaaaaaaatctgtgttttaaccaaaaaaaaatctgactttctgtgattttacccaaaaattctgtgacgaatTTCTATGAtgctttttcaatcaatttctcTCATTGAGTCTCCTAAGGAAACTCACtttgagtctcctcaggaaactcactttgagtctcctcaggaaatTCATTTTGGgtctcctcaggaaactcaCTTTGAGTTTCCTCAGGAAACTCACACTGAGTCTCCTTTGGAAACTCACATtaagtctcctcaggaaactcacattgagtctcctcaggaaactcacattgagtctcctcaggaaactcaCGTTGATTCTCCTCAGGAAACTCACgttgagtctcctcaggaaactcaCTTTGAGTCTCCTCCGGAAACTCACattgagtctcctcaggaaactcaCTTTGAGTCTCCCCAGGAAACTCACTTTGTGTTTCCTCAGGAAACTCACTTTGAGTCTcctcaataaaattattttgagtcTTCTCAGGAAACTCACattgagtctcctcaggaaactcaCTTTGAGTCTCTTCAGGAAACTCACgttgagtctcctcaggaaatTCACgttgagtctcctcaggaaatTTACGTTGAGTCTTCTCAGGGAACTCACattgagtctcctcaggaaactcaTATTGGGTCTCCTGAGGAAACTCACgttgagtctcctcaggaaactcaCTTTGAGTCTCCTCAAGAAACTCACTTTGAGTCTCTTCAGGAAACTCAAGttaagtctcctcaggaagctCACtttgagtctcctcaggaagttcactttgagtctcctcaggaaactcaCTTTGAGTCTCCTAAGGAAACTCACGTCTCATCAGGAAACTCATGTCCAGTCTCATCAGGAAACTCACGTTGATTCTCCTTAGGAAACACTCGTcgagtctcctcaggaaaccCACATCGAGTCTTCTAAGGAAACTCACGTCGAATCTCCTCAGGAAACTCACCTTAAGTGTCCTCAGGAAACTCACCTTGAGTCTCCTTAGGAAATTCACCTTGAGTTTCCTCAGAAAACTCACATTGAGTGTCCTCAGGAAACTCACCTTGAGTCTCCTTAGGAAATTCACcttgagtctcctcaggaaactcaCCTTTAGTTCCAGGAAACTCATattgagtctcctcaggaaactcaCGTTAAGTCTCCTCAGAAAACTCACGTagagtctcctcaggaaactcaCATTGAGTGTCCTCAGGAAACTTACATTGAGTGTCCTCAGGAAACTTACattgagtctcctcaggaaactctcattgagtctcctcaggaaactcaCGTCGAGTCTCCCCAGGAAACTCACgttgagtctcctcaggaaactcaagttgagtctcctcaggaaactcaAGTTGAGTCTACTCAGGAAACTCAAgttgagtctcctcaggaaactcgatTTGATTTATTCTCAGATAACTAACGATCagtccaaggttgccgaaaaaaattctgttttgacgtaaaaaaattctgactttctgtgattttacccaaaaattctgtgacgaatttctgtgatgctttttcaatcaatttttctcactgagtctcctcaggaaactcactttaagtctcctcaggaaactcactttgagtctcctcaggaaactcaCTTTGAGTCTCGTCAGGAAACTCACTTTGAGTCTCCTAAGGAAACTCACtttgagtctcctcaggaaactaactttgagtctcctcaggaaactcactttgagtctcctcaggaaactcaCTTTGAGTCTCCTCAGAAAACTCACGTTGAGTGTCATCAAGAAACtcattataaatttgaatttcctcAGGAAACTCACGTTGAGTTTCCTAAAAAATCTCACGTTGAGTCTCGTCAGGAAACTCACGTTGTATCTCCTCAGGAAACTCACGTTGAGTGTCATCAGGAAATTCACGTTGAGGCTCCTTAGGAAACTCACGTTGAGTCTACTTAGTAAGCTCTCTCCAGGAACTTGATTGAGTCCGTTCAGGAACTCTGTTGAGTCCTCTCAGAAAACCAAATAAGGTTCCTCAAAAATACAATTGATTTCCTTCTGGATTTTAGTTGGGTTCTCTCAGCAActgagtttcaaaacaaaactgtgAAAAACAATGAAACTAATAGAATCtctaatttattaaaattcgaATTTCACGAAGAACGCTTCTTTCAACGTTCTTCTCATTTTTCTTGTTCGATATTGAGAAACTGAAAAAACCCAAGAGAAAAAGATAGCAATTACCAAAGGAAATTGTTAATCTAC is a window of Uranotaenia lowii strain MFRU-FL unplaced genomic scaffold, ASM2978415v1 HiC_scaffold_704, whole genome shotgun sequence DNA encoding:
- the LOC129760652 gene encoding involucrin-like, with the protein product ETHVESPQWTHIESPQKTHIESPQKTNIESPQETHVESTQETHVESPQETHIESPQETHETHNESPQKTHIESPQETHIESSQETHIESPQETHNESPQETHDESPQETHDESPQENHDESPQETLVESPQETHETHIESPQETHFESLQETHVESPQEIHVESPQEIYVESSQGTHIESPQETHIGSPEETHVESPQETHFESPQETHFESLQETQVKSPQEAHFESPQEVHFESPQETHFESPKETHVSSGNSCPVSSGNSR